The following proteins come from a genomic window of Gimesia chilikensis:
- a CDS encoding AAA family ATPase: MSNLQSHHDEKEATGKTASNTVNTEELLASLSMLELAAAEVSDDSDSYAEDDADGVSTSALPELSEPMRVIGKDQHLSQLFNRVQSLLKGSAEESQGKFVPQCPETLDDTGLTQDEIERLILKYLLAKGTQTGRQICKQIKLPFGIVDAILKRAKQDQLVAYGSTAEMGDYEFMITELGRERARRYTQECTYFGAAPVCFKDYLKAMELQSIAKQEATQSDLKEAFSDLIINPKMLDRLGPAVNSGRGMFLFGEAGNGKTSIAERITKAFGSTIWIPRCLGIDGDIIRIFDPGLHEEVVQEETGEGLFDLSGIDQRWVQIVRPTVIAGGELTMKELEITQNQQTKICEAPLQLKSNCGTFVIDDFGRQRMPVDELLNRWIVPLEKRYDFLNLPSGKKIQVPFDQLIIFSTNLEPKDLVDAAFLRRIPYKIEALDPSEEEFRALFELMSPIMGFQFDEEAYQHLVDTHYKAVDRPFRACQPRDLLLQVKNFCTYKELPRKLSAEAFDFAVENYFSVM, encoded by the coding sequence GTGTCCAATCTTCAATCCCATCATGATGAAAAAGAAGCCACGGGGAAAACCGCATCGAATACGGTGAATACCGAAGAGCTTCTGGCCTCTTTGAGCATGCTGGAGCTGGCTGCCGCGGAGGTTTCTGACGATTCGGACTCGTATGCTGAAGACGACGCCGATGGGGTGTCGACCTCTGCACTTCCCGAATTAAGCGAACCCATGCGGGTGATTGGCAAGGATCAGCATCTGAGCCAGTTGTTTAATCGCGTACAGTCCCTGCTGAAAGGGAGTGCCGAAGAATCGCAGGGGAAATTCGTTCCACAGTGTCCGGAAACGCTGGATGATACCGGTTTGACCCAGGATGAAATCGAGAGATTGATCCTCAAGTATCTGCTGGCAAAAGGAACTCAAACGGGACGACAGATCTGCAAGCAGATCAAGTTGCCCTTTGGAATTGTGGACGCCATTCTGAAACGTGCCAAGCAGGATCAACTGGTTGCCTATGGCAGTACTGCCGAGATGGGCGACTATGAATTCATGATTACCGAACTTGGTCGGGAGCGCGCACGACGGTATACGCAGGAGTGTACCTATTTCGGAGCTGCCCCCGTCTGTTTTAAAGACTACCTTAAGGCGATGGAACTGCAGAGCATTGCCAAGCAGGAAGCCACACAATCGGATCTGAAAGAAGCCTTTTCCGATCTGATTATTAATCCCAAGATGCTCGATCGCCTGGGACCTGCCGTCAACTCAGGCCGGGGGATGTTCCTCTTCGGTGAAGCCGGTAACGGGAAGACGAGTATTGCAGAGCGGATAACCAAAGCCTTTGGTTCAACGATCTGGATTCCCCGCTGCCTGGGCATCGATGGAGACATTATTCGGATTTTCGACCCGGGACTGCACGAAGAAGTCGTCCAGGAAGAGACAGGCGAGGGGTTGTTTGACCTGTCCGGCATTGATCAGCGGTGGGTGCAGATTGTGCGTCCTACGGTGATCGCCGGGGGGGAACTCACCATGAAGGAACTGGAAATTACGCAGAACCAGCAGACCAAGATCTGTGAAGCCCCTCTGCAATTGAAGAGTAACTGCGGGACGTTTGTGATCGACGACTTTGGACGTCAGCGAATGCCCGTGGATGAGTTACTCAACCGCTGGATTGTTCCGCTGGAAAAACGGTACGACTTCCTGAACCTGCCCAGCGGGAAAAAGATTCAGGTGCCCTTCGACCAGTTGATTATCTTTTCGACGAACCTGGAGCCGAAGGATCTGGTCGACGCTGCGTTTCTGCGTCGTATTCCTTACAAAATCGAGGCCCTCGATCCCTCCGAGGAGGAATTCCGGGCCTTGTTTGAGTTGATGTCGCCGATCATGGGCTTTCAGTTTGACGAGGAGGCTTACCAGCACCTGGTCGATACGCACTACAAAGCCGTTGATCGACCGTTCCGCGCCTGTCAGCCGCGCGACCTCCTGTTGCAGGTCAAGAACTTCTGCACTTACAAGGAACTGCCGCGCAAACTCAGCGCGGAGGCATTCGACTTTGCTGTCGAAAACTACTTCTCTGTGATGTAA